GCAGCCCGGACGGGTTACCATTCCTGGGTTGGACCCTGCGCGTTCATACCGCGTGGAGGCGGTCTTCCCCGCACCGGGGGATGCCGACTACGGGCACACTTTCACTGAGGCGAAACCTGCGCCGTGGTTGGCATCCGGAGCCGAAGCGACGGGCCTGTTCCTGGGCGAAGTGGGCCTCCCCATGCCGGTCTTGAACCCTGAGCACGCCATCCTGCTGCGGTTCACGGCCCTCTGACGCTCGCTCACATCCCACGGGCTTCAACCGGACGCTCTTCCACATCCCACGGGCTTCCCGGGAATCCTCTTCCACATCCCACGGGCTTCCCGGGAACCCTCGCTCACATACCAAGGGCTTCCCGGGAACCCTCGCTCACCTCACGCGTGGTTTAGACGGCGTCCGCCAAGTAGTCGATGGCCAGCTTGTAGCCAAGCACCCCCGCACCCACGATGATCGCGGTGCAGACGCCCGACAAGTACGAGTGGTGGCGGAACTCTTCACGCTGGTGGACGTTGGTGATGTGAACTTCGACGGCGGGCAGTTGCACCGCGGCCAGGGCGTCACGAAGTGCCACGGAGGTGTGCGTGTAGGCCCCGGCGTTGATGACAATCCCAACGGCCGTCCCACGTGCGGCGTGGATCGCGTCCAGAAGATCGCCCTCGTGGTTCGACTGCACGCAGTCAACTGTGAAGCCGTGGGCTGCAGCCGCCGACATGGCGAGTTGCTCGACGTCGGCCAGTGTTGCTGTTCCGTACTTCTCCGGCTCGCGGGTGCCAAGAAGATTGAGGTTGGGTCCATTGATCACAAGGATGGTGCCGCGACCGGCTTCGGTGGCGGGAGTGGCTTCAGTCATGGCTCCCAATCTATAGCGGCACGGGAACGCACGGTAACTATGCCCGTTCCGTGAGCCGTGTCAGCCCTGAGACACCCACCATGCGGGAGAAACCCTACTTACGTGTGCACTGACCAGGCGAGACCGGGCTGCTGAGTCCTGAAGCCTGCGCCGCTACTGGCTCCAGGTCTGCCATGGTGAGGGCAAAGCCGAGGGCGGCATCGGTGGTGGTCTTGGCGAAGATCAGCCCGGCCACCTCGCCCTGCATGGTCAGCAGCGGACCGCCGGAGTTGCCCGGCTGGACATCACCGGCCAGCTTGTAGACCAGCTCCGGAGAGGGATTGTCGCCGTAGATGTCCGGGACAATGATGGTCGATATTCCTTGGACGGTGGCCGGCTTTGATTGGAAAGGCCCGCCGTGCGGATACCCGGCGAAGGCTGCTGGGCTGCCTTCGGGCAGGTCGGCACTCATCGGCAGTGGGCTGGACTGCAGTCCGTCCACGGCCAGGACTGCGATGTCCCGCTGGGGGTCGAAGTACACCACCCGACCCGGCAACGCACCGCCGTCGGGAACTTCCACCACCGGCTGCGACACGCCCGCCACAACATGCGCGTTGGTCACGACGCGCCCGGGCGAGACGACGAATCCGGAACCGGTCTGGTTCTGGCCACATTCAAAGGCTGTACCCGCGATCTTGAGGACGGACTCGGCCGCCTGGTTCAAGGCAGGGGTGTCCGTTGAGGCGTTGGGGACGGGCACCGGGGTCACGGGGCCGATGCCCTCGATGAGCTTGGGGATGCCATCGCCGATCACCGTGGACCGCAACTGCGCCATGGTGCTCTTGACGGGCGTGGGGGTGATGGTGTCGATGTAGCGGATCACGCGGGAGCCAGCCAGCTGCTGCGAAACAAAAGGCACACCCAGCGAACTGATGCTGAACGCCAGCATGGACATGACCAGCGCCGCCACCACCACGCTCACCACGCCACCGATCAACCGGTCAACGGCGTGCAGCGGCTTGATCCGCACGGCGTGGCGGATCTTGCGTCCGATCATGGTTCCCAGCCCATGACCCAAAGCAATAAGCACGACGGCGGCACCCACCGTGGCGGTCAGCCTCCAGCCGCTGTCCGTCACCCATCCGCTCACCAGGGGCACGGCGACGAAGGCCGCGATGGCGCCGACCACAAATCCAGCAATTCCACCCAGCGTGACCATAAAGCCGTTGCGCAGGCCATAGATCAGGTAGGACAGCAGCATCAAGATCAATGCCAAATCCAATATCGTCAAGCCAAACACCAATGCTCCTCATAGCCGGGTAGCGCCAATTGTAGTTGCGGACCCTGACAACCAACCGTTAGTCACATCACCCGCAGCAGCCACCAAAAGCCGGTTCAGGGCCGCCATTTGCGGTGTTCCGCGGCTGAAATCCGCGTAGTTTCAGCGTTTCACGTGCCAAGTACGTCACAGAAGCCTAAAAATTCTGAAACAATGGCCTGAGCGCCACGACCGAAACTTATATTCAGGAGATTTCATGGACATCGAGGTATTGCGCCGCGCACCCCTCTTCGCCACCCTTGACGACGACGCATTCCGCTTGCTGACGGACGAACTCACCGAGGTGGACCTTTCACGTGGGGCTTCGGTGTTCCGCGAAGGCGACCAGGGTGACCAGCTCTACTTCATCGTTTCCGGCAAGGTGAAGCTCGGCCGCACCTCCCCCGATGGCCGCGAGTCCCTGCTGGCCATCCTCGGCCCGGGCGAGCTCTTCGGCGAAATGGCGTTGTTCGACCCCAGCCCGCGTACCGCCACGGCTACCGCCGTTTCGGAGACCCGCCTGGCCGGCCTCAAGAACGAGAGCCTCAACGCATTGCTTCGCACGCGCCCCGAGGTTTCCGCGCAGCTGCTGCAGGCCCTGGCCCGCCGCCTCCGCCGCACCAACGACTCCCTGTCCGACCTCGTCTTCTCGGACGTCCCCGGCCGCGTCGCCAAGGCTCTTTTGGACCTGGCCGACCGCTTCGGCCGTCCTGCCACTGACGGCGTCCTGGTGGCCCACGAGCTCACGCAGGAAGAACTGGCCCAGCTGGTTGGCGCTTCCCGCGAAACCGTCAACAAGGCACTGGCCGAGTTCGTTCAGCGCGGTTGGCTCCGTCTGGAAGCCCGCGCCGTCGTGATCCTGGACATGCAGCGCCTCCGTCAGCGTTCACGCTAAACGCCTCAGCTCAAAAGCCGCCCCGGTCGTAACCGGGGCGGCTTTTTTGGTTGAAAGTGAGAGAAGGTCCAGCCCAAACCCGAGGGACGTGAGAGAGCGTGCGGCTGAAACCCGAGGGATGTGAGAGAGGATCGGCAGGAAACCCGAGGGATGTGAGAGAGGATCCGGCTAACGCTCGCGCTGGGGCTCTCCGGCGACCGTGCGGGCGGCTTCGACCTCGAGCATCAGGATTCCGCCTTCGTCCACGAGCTTCGCTTGGTACACATGCGCTTTGCGTTTGTAGCTCAGGTAGGCGATGCACCCATTGGAGGCCGCCATTTTCTCGAGCATGATTTCGGACCCGGGAACCAAAAGCTGCCCCAGGGTGAGGCCCACAGTATTCGGCTGGCCAATCTCATCGCCGAGCGCCGAGGTCTCCCTGAGGGCGATCGCTTCGGCCGCTGTCACCCAGCGGCCCCACACCCCCTTGCTGCCCAGGATGCTGGGTTGCTGGTTCACCGGGACAGTGGCGGCAAAGTACCTCGTGTTGAACCGGGCATGCGCAAAGTCCGGGCTCAGCCAGTTCACCAGGGGTTTGAGCAGATCAGTGCGGAGAGACAACC
Above is a genomic segment from Arthrobacter sp. YN containing:
- the aroQ gene encoding type II 3-dehydroquinate dehydratase, with the protein product MTEATPATEAGRGTILVINGPNLNLLGTREPEKYGTATLADVEQLAMSAAAAHGFTVDCVQSNHEGDLLDAIHAARGTAVGIVINAGAYTHTSVALRDALAAVQLPAVEVHITNVHQREEFRHHSYLSGVCTAIIVGAGVLGYKLAIDYLADAV
- a CDS encoding MarP family serine protease is translated as MFGLTILDLALILMLLSYLIYGLRNGFMVTLGGIAGFVVGAIAAFVAVPLVSGWVTDSGWRLTATVGAAVVLIALGHGLGTMIGRKIRHAVRIKPLHAVDRLIGGVVSVVVAALVMSMLAFSISSLGVPFVSQQLAGSRVIRYIDTITPTPVKSTMAQLRSTVIGDGIPKLIEGIGPVTPVPVPNASTDTPALNQAAESVLKIAGTAFECGQNQTGSGFVVSPGRVVTNAHVVAGVSQPVVEVPDGGALPGRVVYFDPQRDIAVLAVDGLQSSPLPMSADLPEGSPAAFAGYPHGGPFQSKPATVQGISTIIVPDIYGDNPSPELVYKLAGDVQPGNSGGPLLTMQGEVAGLIFAKTTTDAALGFALTMADLEPVAAQASGLSSPVSPGQCTRK
- a CDS encoding Crp/Fnr family transcriptional regulator, producing MDIEVLRRAPLFATLDDDAFRLLTDELTEVDLSRGASVFREGDQGDQLYFIVSGKVKLGRTSPDGRESLLAILGPGELFGEMALFDPSPRTATATAVSETRLAGLKNESLNALLRTRPEVSAQLLQALARRLRRTNDSLSDLVFSDVPGRVAKALLDLADRFGRPATDGVLVAHELTQEELAQLVGASRETVNKALAEFVQRGWLRLEARAVVILDMQRLRQRSR